A genomic stretch from Neomonachus schauinslandi chromosome 16, ASM220157v2, whole genome shotgun sequence includes:
- the ZSCAN1 gene encoding zinc finger and SCAN domain-containing protein 1: MLPLAKALASPRNPQTPALGEQDGAPQPASPGDTEAWRLRFRQFQYRVAGGPHRALGQLWMLCRQWLRPEAHSKEQMLELLVLEQFLGALPSKMRTWVQSQGPRTCREAATLVEDLTQMSQQEVLVSLTDHQDKSISEEEDGKSPRSQKDPSQASELGLPQEGEWLQPAQPQRSPHTRAGAEASCTLGSLGLQPPSMKADRLKMLQPGVPSAACPDPTLPSAQSSSPQKRLGDSDAHPPLLKDTKASPEEAGQPAAAYSSGRSAATQVPPGARPFACAECGEVFTWVTHFIEHQKRHLEEGPFSCPECGKAFLHASVLEEHRKIHLLQPLRKRLRRGGGEGPGEAGPLQAADGGPRAQDADGDRRGEPCGRERPFECGVCGKAFPWMVHLLDHQKLHATQRPGPRRVSRVSLRLALSPGDSEPRRTRPAERPGPRRVPRVSPRLALTPGDSDPPKVSSCGATRDPPPRRRVPRVTATPGGLVLQATRTRHVSECGRAGRVPWVTAPPSAALSSAVGRLYESVEAAAYKTSVRPLTATGPTILTLTAPKMGFSEDVCPGIPQTNCPPETSA; the protein is encoded by the exons AtgctcccattggccaaagcccTCGCCTCCCCCAGGAATCCCCAGACCCCCGCCCTGGGGGAGCAGGACGGGGCTCCTCAGCCGGCCAGCCCTGGGGATACTGAGGCCTGGCGCCTGCGTTTCCGACAGTTCCAGTACCGCGTGGCAGGCGGGCCACACCGTGCACTGGGTCAGCTCTGGATGCTGTGCCGCCAGTGGCTGCGGCCCGAGGCGCACTCCAAGGAGCAGATGCTGGAGCTGCTGGTGCTGGAGCAGTTCCTGGGTGCGCTGCCCAGCAAGATGAGGACCTGGGTGCAGTCGCAGGGCCCCCGAACCTGCAGGGAGGCCGCTACCCTGGTGGAGGACCTCACACAGATGTCGCAGCAGGAAG TTCTGGTATCTCTCACCGACCACCAGGACAAGAGCATCAGCGAGGAGGAAGACGGGAAGAGCCCGAGGTCCCAGAAAGACCCATCCCAG GCATCGGAGCTGGGGCTCCCCCAGGAGGGCGAGTGGCTGCAGCCTGCCCAGCCCCAGCGGAGTCCCCACACCAGGGCGGGGGCCGAGGCATCCTGCACCCTGGGCTCACTCG GGCTTCAGCCTCCTAGCATGAAGGCAGACAGACTGAAGATGCTGCAGCCTGGGGTCCCCTCAGCAGCCTGCCCAG ACCCCACCCTCCCAAGTGCTCAGAGCAGCAGTCCCCAAAAGAGACTTGGGGACAGCGATGCCCACCCGCCCTTACTCAAAGACACCAAAGCCTCCCCTGAAGAGGCGGGGCAACCGGCTGCTGCCTACTCCTCGGGGCGCTCAGCGGCGACCCAAGTCCCCCCAGGGGCGCGGCCCTTCGCGTGTGCCGAGTGCGGGGAGGTCTTCACCTGGGTCACCCACTTCATCGAGCACCAGAAGCGCCACCTGGAAGAGGGACCCTTCTCGTGCCCCGAGTGCGGCAAGGCCTTTCTGCACGCCTCCGTCCTGGAGGAGCATCGGAAGATCCACCTGCTGCAGCCGCTGCGCAAGAGGCTCCGGCGGGGCGGGGGCGAGGGGCCAGGGGAGGCCGGCCCGTTGCAGGCGGCGGATGGAGGCCCCCGCGCCCAGGACGCGGATGGAGACCGACGCGGGGAGCCCTGCGGCCGCGAGCGGCCCTTCGAGTGCGGCGTCTGCGGGAAGGCCTTCCCCTGGATGGTCCACCTCCTCGACCACCAGAAACTGCACGCCACGCA GCGACCCGGGCCCCGCCGCGTCTCCCGGGTGTCGCTGCGCCTGGCGCTTTCCCCGGGTGATAGCGAACCCCGAAGGACTCGTCCTGCGGAGCGACCCGGGCCCCGACGCGTCCCCCGGGTGTCGCCGCGCCTGGCGCTTACCCCGGGTGACAGTGACCCCCCGAAGGTCTCGTCCTGCGGAGCGACCCGGGACCCACCGCCCCGCCGCCGCGTTCCCCGGGTGACAGCGACCCCTGGCGGACTCGTCCTGCAGGCGACCCGGACCCGCCACGTCTCCGAGTGTGGCCGCGCCGGCCGCGTTCCTTGGGTGACAGCGCCCCCCAGCGCCGCGCTCAGCTCGGCGGTCGGCC
- the LOC110581925 gene encoding uncharacterized protein LOC110581925 isoform X2 encodes MTERPWPERSPRAVPHQLSFSLRRLHPRTLEGAEGLRFFTLENLPGAHFPAHRREGGDGACKRPVRLPAARSRLEDCGQGTALVSRPPCVCTPPFLIVKPTHVHMRSSPEDQEGKSHTEYSSTFHLS; translated from the exons ATGACGGAGCGGCCCTGGCCGGAGCGGAGCCCGCGCGCG GTCCCCCACCAACTCAGCTTCTCCCTGCGtagacttcatcccaggaccctggagggTGCAGAGGGGCTGCGGTTCTTCACCCTGGAGAATCTGCCTGGGGCGCACTTCCCTGCTCACCGGAGAGAAGG GGGTGACGGAGCTTGTAAACGCCCAGTCAGGCTGCCGGCGGCAAGAAGCAGGCTCGAAGACTGCGGGCAGGGCACAGCCCTCGTGAGTCGCCCTCCCTGCGTCTGTACACCTCCCTTCCTGATTGTAAAacccacacacgtgcacatgagAAGTTCTCCAGAGGATCAAGAAGGAAAAAGTCACACGGAATACTCGTCCACTTTTCACTTGTCATAA
- the LOC110581925 gene encoding vegetative cell wall protein gp1-like isoform X1, with protein sequence MRETGEPRGPRAGAEVEVGRGPGRAVPPSPGPGGISPPISRGRKPLHPRLCTPDPSRPSPGPPSPHQPAAQNLTVCQRQISVPRADFIPGPWRVQRGCGSSPWRICLGRTSLLTGEKGVTELVNAQSGCRRQEAGSKTAGRAQPS encoded by the exons ATGAGGGAGACGGGCGAGCCTCGCGGGCCACGCGCGGGGGCTGaggtggaggtgggcagggggccgGGGCGCGCCGTTCCGCCCAGCCCCGGCCCGGGTGGCATCTCCCCCCCCATCAGCCGGGGCAGAAAGCCCCTCCACCCTCGTTTGTGCACTCCAGACCCCTCTcggcccagcccaggccctccctccccccaccagccagCAGCCCAGAACCTGACCGTGTGTCAGCGGCAGATCTCGGTGCCCCGCGCAG acttcatcccaggaccctggagggTGCAGAGGGGCTGCGGTTCTTCACCCTGGAGAATCTGCCTGGGGCGCACTTCCCTGCTCACCGGAGAGAAGG GGGTGACGGAGCTTGTAAACGCCCAGTCAGGCTGCCGGCGGCAAGAAGCAGGCTCGAAGACTGCGGGCAGGGCACAGCCCTCGTGA